In Xenopus tropicalis strain Nigerian chromosome 5, UCB_Xtro_10.0, whole genome shotgun sequence, one genomic interval encodes:
- the tm4sf18 gene encoding transmembrane 4 L6 family member 18, with amino-acid sequence MFQDNCSDCCSFALIALAVWSIAVNILLYFPNGDSTYASANQLTNYVWYFEGICFGGIMILIIASILLLVNKYTCCPCCCPQTRTYDIKYTRLGSMIFALLGLVFSGYSLIISALALAQGPYCKLIDGTWNYPFQNTGGGYLVAYSSWAQCTEPTYVVEWNVILFSLLIMLGALEVIICSIKVLYDLKIILSASHCIIPQETALWAPTKSGLV; translated from the exons ATGTTTCAGGATAACTGCTCAGACTGCTGCAGTTTTGCTTTAATTGCTCTCGCCGTTTGGAGCATTGCTGTCAATATTTTATTGTACTTTCCAAATGGGGATTCCACGTACGCTTCAGCCAACCAGCTCACTAATTACGTCTGGTATTTCGAGGGCATCTGCTTTGGAGGTATTATG ATACTGATTATAGCTTCAATCCTTCTGCTGGTGAATAAATATACCTGCTGCCCCTGCTGCTGCCCCCAGACACGGACATATGACATAAAATACACT agACTGGGATCAATGATTTTTGCTCTCCTAGGACTGGTATTCTCCGGATATTCTCTGATCATTTCAGCCCTGGCATTAGCTCAAGGCCCATACTGCAAGCTTATAGATGGAACCTGGAATTACCCTTTCCAAAACACTGGGGGAGG gtaTCTTGTGGCGTATTCCTCCTGGGCTCAGTGTACAGagccaacctacgtggtggagtgGAATGTCATTTTATTCTCCCTCCTGATTATGCTTGGAGCTCTTGAAGTTATTATCTGCTCAATTAAAGTATTATATGACCTGAAAATCATCTTAAGTGCATCACACTGCATCATACCACAG